The proteins below are encoded in one region of Levilactobacillus namurensis:
- a CDS encoding glycosyltransferase gives MIFFVNGTIGMGNSGVEHAEFYRGKVLKQAGIDYRFLFYRLNRDLQAPMRRWGLGNDQVINMWEYFTLGEDYLKHGVQTFHKHSTKLVIDSTNTHRKRDTYTESGLHVVDHMIKHPDIHKKSKLLLVGSNHVEIFNMNTHQRMANFQFYDDPHRKVIIRNIHLYHQAGGEHLFFSNGMQLIRYFFERLNLAYNQKNIYMIDRGIDPEVALFNMASDKLKVINVIHADQLNNRKDPRYPLFNNYNEYLLTHLDQVAKVVVATERQRQDMLVDFPDRGNQIVTIPVGGVRDNPQIDLDRKPGDPIKFITASRLAIEKHVDFIVKALVKLHDEDGVNLTLDIYGAGEEQGRIKKAIEDGNAGDYITLKGQSAELDQQYPQYDAYLSGSYSEGFGLTYIEALNAGLPIVTFNARFGAQELVTEGQNGFLADFSRTDPDYSVEQLHQALQRFMAADYHTLRVNTQEMVKRYQDHVIAADWRKLVDAL, from the coding sequence ATGATATTTTTTGTAAACGGAACGATTGGCATGGGAAACTCCGGTGTGGAACACGCCGAATTCTACCGGGGCAAGGTCCTCAAGCAAGCCGGCATCGACTACCGCTTCTTATTCTATCGCCTTAACCGGGACCTCCAAGCCCCCATGCGGCGTTGGGGCTTAGGCAATGACCAGGTCATCAACATGTGGGAGTACTTTACCCTAGGGGAAGACTACTTAAAGCACGGTGTCCAGACGTTCCACAAACATAGCACCAAGCTGGTCATCGACTCGACCAACACCCACCGGAAACGCGACACCTACACGGAAAGCGGCCTGCACGTGGTCGACCACATGATCAAGCACCCCGACATCCACAAGAAGTCTAAACTCTTATTGGTGGGCTCCAACCACGTCGAAATCTTTAACATGAACACCCACCAACGCATGGCGAACTTTCAATTCTACGATGACCCGCACCGCAAGGTCATCATCCGTAACATCCACCTCTACCACCAAGCTGGCGGTGAACACCTCTTCTTCTCAAACGGGATGCAGCTGATTCGCTACTTCTTCGAGCGGCTGAACCTGGCCTACAACCAGAAGAACATCTACATGATCGACCGGGGGATCGACCCCGAAGTCGCCCTGTTCAACATGGCGTCCGACAAGCTCAAGGTAATCAACGTGATCCACGCCGACCAGTTGAACAACCGCAAGGACCCCCGCTACCCGCTGTTCAACAACTACAACGAGTACCTGTTGACCCACCTGGACCAGGTCGCCAAAGTCGTGGTCGCTACCGAACGGCAACGCCAAGACATGCTGGTCGACTTCCCGGACCGTGGCAACCAGATCGTCACGATCCCCGTGGGAGGTGTGCGGGACAACCCGCAGATCGACCTCGACCGAAAGCCGGGCGACCCCATCAAGTTCATCACGGCATCGCGGTTGGCGATTGAAAAGCACGTGGACTTCATCGTGAAGGCCCTGGTCAAGCTCCACGACGAAGATGGGGTCAACCTGACGCTAGACATCTACGGGGCCGGGGAGGAACAGGGCCGCATCAAGAAGGCCATCGAAGACGGCAACGCCGGTGATTACATCACCTTAAAGGGCCAATCCGCCGAACTCGACCAACAGTACCCGCAATACGACGCCTACCTCTCCGGGTCCTACTCCGAAGGGTTCGGGCTGACCTACATCGAAGCTTTGAACGCCGGTCTGCCCATCGTGACCTTTAACGCCCGGTTCGGGGCACAGGAACTAGTCACGGAAGGCCAAAACGGCTTTCTGGCGGACTTCAGCCGGACCGACCCCGACTATAGTGTGGAACAGCTGCACCAAGCGCTTCAGCGTTTCATGGCGGCCGACTACCACACGTTACGGGTCAACACCCAGGAGATGGTCAAACGCTACCAAGACCACGTGATTGCAGCAGATTGGAGGAAATTAGTCGATGCGCTATGA